From a region of the Eretmochelys imbricata isolate rEreImb1 chromosome 6, rEreImb1.hap1, whole genome shotgun sequence genome:
- the PLEKHG3 gene encoding pleckstrin homology domain-containing family G member 3, which produces MFIWEEKISLPLLPVLISKLWESPRLPAVPCPGSDDRMPVCAAAGGHPPERPVSRMPMEGQDEAPGHVPAQEGDALRVNQLHNSNNNASPGGWLGRKGSRSLSPFGPRAPAGAKRKLSYLERVVLELVESERTYVEDLRSIVMDYLGKIIDTEELLLRPEQVSALFGNIEDLYELNSELLQDLDSCNSDPVAVARCFVDRSQDFDIYTQYCNNYPNSVAALTECMRNNHQAKFFRERQEQIGHMLPLGSYLLKPVQRILKYHLLLQEIAKHFDLEEAGYEVVEEAIDTMTCVAWYINDMKRRHEHAVRLQEIQSLLLHWMGPDLTTFGELVLEGTFRVSRMRNERTFFLFDRTLLITKRRGDHFVCKSHIPCSSLMLIESTRDSLCFSVTHYKHSKQQYSIQAKSVEEKRVWTHHIKRLILENHHAIIPQKAKEAILEMDSSHPARYRYSPERLKKAKSCQPLDEVPPQARQGRRQSEPFHLRRRREKLPDGLHGSVGLGRAGRRKSEPAKQIVKQLGEKAGLKHADSAGALLEAGVPLQPTEGKWGAEEEEEEAAMGKEEEQALGQGSLEELAVSDSSEKEAGPEEEEEGPVGEEQVADFASFLLAALHGWHCRANALLFSRGHTGKGTKGSQEPGSPENCHSAETASAILEAAPELSELNKEERPEEPPEVTCTPKPALLAQQREMEQERSLAMAENTEDLKPLSSEEEEEEEEEEARARSILPPSVLDHASLIAEMFTSSFSRRSSLALEEGRPGGFLTPRLVSRSSSVLSLEGSEKGQGRSSAANSQGRVSPPGSTRSGAASPGPAEPERTPCHRKESTLSHRDRLLLDKIKSYYECAEHRDAGFSIRRRESLSYIPKGLVRNSVCRLNSLPPPEQHADARRGAGGMGSGGRTAAWVLAGVPTAGPRAEPRAPVAEEEFRPPAEMIKVWEGMEQLSAGQPCLEGGSGEGTAGGAAVWPLGRSQENGLDLHEPLLIPEDDELSAIAEESAGPSPESRSPTERAGPTRLAGQLQRLAQELGHPAKPPPRVPPLSEAELSECLKNKVYQLARQYSLRIRNRQPAGHRRFAKLEELRSCAAPPPCDGHQDVKRNTGPQKPALSLAAFEQVVLPEYSPRTPLSAAASSQDKSPKHFSFSSSCPTSPGTGALPGPSSCSPLSPIVAETFPWPDVRELRSRYSIGTVFPSPRRAPPVNRSQSAPEKMAAELPGGVPGQEGWRRPEQSPGRGWRTEESPDASARQRQRNQSAGSLHITAEAMLGDQRIIVLEKVPCGGEPPAPEEPPDAASYVQIRSPTSRERISLKAVAERCKAYQESDEYRRREEGPAPEPSRAAGWEQAATGQHGRVRNLREKFQTLNSAN; this is translated from the exons ATGTTCATCTGGGAGGAGAAGATCAGCCTGCCCTTGCTCCCTGTCCTCATCTCCAAGCTCTGGG aaTCCCCCCGGCTGCCAGCAGTGCCCTGCCCCGGCAGCGATGACAGGATGCCCGTCTGCGCTGCGGCGGGCGGGCACCCCCCGGAGCGCCCAGTGAGCCGGATGCCCATGGAGGGGCAGGACGAGGCCCCCGGCCACGTGCCAGCCCAGGAGGGGGACGCCCTGCGGGTCAACCAGCTgcacaacagcaacaacaacgcCTCGCCGGGAGGCTGGCTGGGCCGCAAGGGCTCCCGCTCCCTCTCGCCCTTCGGCCCCCGGGCCCCTGCTGGCGCCAAACGCAAGCTGAGCTACCTGGAGCGCGTCGTGCTGGAGCTCGTGGAGTCGGAGCGCACGTACGTGGAGGACCTGCGCAGCATTGTGATG GACTACCTGGGGAAGATCATCGACAccgaggagctgctgctgcggcCGGAGCAGGTCAGCGCGCTCTTTGGGAACATCGAGGATCTCTACGAACTCAACAG cgAGCTGCTGCAGGACCTGGACAGCTGTAACAGCGACCCTGTGGCCGTGGCCAGGTGCTTCGTGGACAGG aGCCAGGATTTCGATATCTACACCCAGTACTGCAACAACTACCCCAA CTCGGTGGCGGCTCTGACCGAGTGCATGAGGAACAATCACCAGGCTAAGTTCTTCCGCGAGCGCCAGGAACAGATtggccacatgctgcccctgGGCTCCTACCTGCTCAAGCCAGTCCAGAGGATCCTCAAATACCACCTGCTGCTCCAG GAGATCGCGAAGCACTTTGACCTGGAGGAGGCCGGCTACGAGGTGGTGGAGGAGGCCATCGACACCATGACTTGCGTGGCCTGGTACATCAACGACATGAAGCGCAGACACGAGCATGCCGTGCGGCTGCAG GAGATCCAGTCCCTGCTGCTGCACTGGATGGGGCCGGATCTGACGACCTTCGGGGAGCTGGTGCTGGAGGGCACCTTCCGGGTGAGCCGGATGCGCAATGAGCGCACCTTCTTCCTCTTCGACCGCACCCTGCTCATCACCAAGAGACGGGGCGACCACTTCGTCTGCAAGAGCCACATCCCG TGCTCCTCCTTGATGCTGATCGAGAGCACCAGGGACTCGCTGTGCTTCAGCGTCACCCACTACAagcacagcaagcagcagtaCAGCATCCAG GCCAAGAGCGTGGAGGAGAAGCGGGTCTGGACCCACCACATCAAGAGGCTCATCCTGGAGAACCACCACGCCATCATCCCCCAGAAG GCTAAggaagccatcctggaaatggACTCCTCCC ACCCCGCTCGCTACAGATACAGCCCGGAGCGGCTGAAGAAAGCGAAGTCGTGCCAGCCCCTGGACGAGGTGCCCCCGCAGGCACGGCAGGGGCGCCGACAGTCGG agccCTTCCACCTCCGACGCCGCAGGGAGAAGCTCCCGGATGGACTGCATGGCAGCGTGGGGTTGGGGCGTGCAGGCCGCAGGAAGTCCG AGCCTGCCAAGCAGATTGTCAAGCAGCTGGGTGAGAAAG CAGGACTGAAG CACGCCGACAGCGCCGGGGCCCTCCTGGAGGCTGGGGTGCCCTTGCAGCCAACTGAGGGCAAGTGGGgtgcggaggaggaggaggaggaagcagccatggggaaggaggaagagcaggccctggggcagggctCGCTGGAGGAGCTGGCTGTGAGTGACAGCAGCGAGAAGGAAGCCgggccggaggaggaggaggagggcccAGTGGGCGAGGAGCAGGTAGCGGACTTTGCGAGCTTCCTGCTGGCGGCACTGCACGGCTGGCACTGTCGGGCCAACGCTTTGCTTTTCTCCCGGGGCCACACG GGCAAGGGGACCAAGGGCAGCCAGGAGCCAGGGAGCCCTGAGAACTGCCACAGTGCAGAGACGGCCTCGGCCATCCTGGAG GCTGCCCCGGAGCTCAGTGAGCTGAACAAGGAAGAGCGCCCAGAGGAGCCCCCCGAGGTCACGTGCACCCCCAAGCCAGCCCTGCTGgcccagcagagggagatggaGCAGGAGCGGAGCCTGGCTATGGCGGAGAACACAGAGGACCTCAAACCCCTCAGCagcgaggaggaagaggaggaggaggaagaggaggccaGGGCGAGGAGCATTCTGCCCCCATCCGTGCTGGACCACGCCAGCCTCATTGCCGAGATGTTCACCAGCAGCTTCTCTCGGCGCAGCAGCCTGGCGCTGGAGGAGGGCCGGCCCGGGGGCTTCCTGACGCCCCGGCTGGTCAGCCGGAGCAGCAGCGTGCTGAGCCTGGAGGGCAGCgagaaggggcagggccgcaGCAGCGCCGCCAACTCCCAGGGCCGCGTCTCGCCGCCGGGCTCCACCCGCAGCGGGGCCGCTTCGCCCGGCCCCGCGGAGCCCGAGCGCACCCCCTGCCACAGGAAGGAGTCCACGCTCTCCCACCGCGACCGGCTGCTGCTGGACAAGATCAAGAGCTACTATGAGTGTGCGGAGCACCGCGACGCCGGCTTCAGCATCCGGCGCCGGGAGAGCCTCTCCTACATCCCCAAGGGGCTGGTGAGGAACTCGGTCTGCCGCCTCAACAGCCTCCCGCCGCCGGAGCAGCACGCCGACGCCAGGCGGGGAGCGGGCGGCATGGGGAGCGGCGGTCGGACAGCCGCCTGGGTGCTGGCGGGCGTCCCCACCGCTGGGCCCAGGGCCGAGCCCAGGGCCCCCGTCGCCGAGGAGGAGTTCCGCCCGCCCGCCGAGATGATCAAGGTGTGGGAGGGCATGGAGCAGCTGAGCGCcggccagccctgcctggagggaggcagcggggagGGCACAGCTGGCGGCGCCGCCGTGTGGCCcctgggcaggagccaggagaaCGGCTTGGACCTGCATGAGCCGCTGCTCATCCCGGAGGACGACGAGCTGAGCGCCATCGCGGAGGAGTCGGCCGGGCCCTCGCCCGAGAGCCGGTCCCCCACGGAGCGGGCGGGGCCCACCAGGCTGGCCGGCCAGCTGCAGAGGCTGGCGCAGGAACTGGGCCACCCCGCCAAGCCGCCCCCCCGGGTCCCACCACTCTCGGAGGCCGAGCTGAGCGAGTGCCTGAAGAACAAGGTGTACCAGCTGGCACGCCAGTACAGCCTGCGCATCAGGAACCGCCAGCCAGCCGGGCACAGGCGGTTTGCCAAGCTGGAGGAGCTGAGGAGCTGCGCAGCACCCCCGCCATGTGACGGGCACCAGGACGTGAAGAGAAACACAG GCCCGCAGAAGCCGGCGCTGTCTCTTGCGGCCTTCGAGCAGGTGGTGCTGCCGGAGTACAGCCCCCGCACGCCGCTCTCAGCCGCCGCCTCCTCGCAGGACAAGTCGCCCAAGCActtctccttcagctcctcctgccccacctcgCCCGGCACTGGCGCCTTGCCCGGCCCGTCGTCCTGCAGCCCGCTCAGCCCCATCGTGGCGGAGACGTTCCCCTGGCCCGACGTGCGGGAGCTGCGCTCCAGGTACTCCATCGGCACGGTCTTCCCCAGCCCGCGCCGGGCCCCCCCAGTCAACAGGAGCCAGTCGGCACCAGAGAAGATGGCGGCAGAGCTGCCGGGAGGTGTCCCAGGGCAGGAGGGCTGGCGCAGGCCGGAGCAGAGCCCCGGGAGGGGCTGGCGCACCGAGGAGAGCCCAGACGCCAGCGCCCGGCAACGCCAGAGGAACCAGAGCGCTGGCTCGCTGCACATCACCGCAGAGGCCATGTTGGGCGACCAGCGGATCATCGTCCTGGAGAAGGTGCCGTGCGGCGGGGAGCCACCCGCCCCCGAGGAGCCGCCCGATGCCGCCAGCTACGTGCAGATCCGCTCGCCCACCTCGCGGGAGAGGATCTCGCTCAAGGCCGTGGCGGAGCGCTGCAAGGCCTACCAGGAGTCGGACGAGTACCGGCGGCGGGAGGAGGGCCCGGCCCCCGAGCCCAGCCGGGCCGCGGGCTGGGAGCAGGCAGCCACCGGCCAGCACGGCCGCGTGAGGAACCTGCGGGAGAAGTTCCAGACCCTGAACTCTGCCAACTGA